A single genomic interval of Zingiber officinale cultivar Zhangliang chromosome 4A, Zo_v1.1, whole genome shotgun sequence harbors:
- the LOC121972649 gene encoding TIR-only protein-like, which translates to MSVSAMRRVVVPRRASISRVLSNYQGMAAPTTRKAAASTVDVFLSHRGADTKSTVAGLLYDRLAQMGVRPFLDSRSMEPGDKIYERVDAGIRQSRVGVAIFSPRYCDSVSCLHELAMMVEAGKKLIPIFYDVKPAELAIGAAVSSAAESPEDLARYARAIREAKLTVGLTFDSKKGDWSDLVSRTSNVVLKCLKQAKVFIVIKLFAFYEDSGLQIGVALEF; encoded by the exons ATGTCCGTCTCCGCCATGCGCCGCGTCGTCGTTCCCCGCCGCGCATCCATCTCCAGGGTCCTCTCCAATTACCAAGGAATGGCGGCGCCGACGACGAGGAAGGCCGCCGCCTCCACCGTCGACGTGTTCCTGAGCCACAGGGGAGCGGACACGAAGAGCACCGTGGCGGGGCTGCTCTACGACAGGCTGGCCCAGATGGGCGTCCGGCCCTTCCTTGACTCCCGGTCGATGGAGCCCGGCGACAAGATCTACGAGCGGGTCGACGCAGGAATTCGGCAGAGCCGCGTGGGCGTCGCCATCTTCTCCCCGCGATACTGCGACTCTGTTTCCTGCCTCCACGAGCTCGCTATGATGGTGGAGGCCGGCAAGAAGCTCATCCCCATTTTCTACGACGTCAAGCCGGCGGAGCTCGCCATCGGCGCCGCCGTCTCCTCGGCCGCGGAGTCTCCGGAGGACCTCGCACGCTACGCCAGGGCCATCCGCGAGGCCAAGCTCACCGTCGGCTTGACCTTCGACTCCAAGAAGGGGGATTGGTCGGATTTAGTGTCGAGGACTTCCAATGTCGTGCTCAAGTGCTTGAAGCAAGCAAAG GTTTTTATCGTAATAAAGCTTTTTGCATTTTATGAGGATAGTGGCCTCCAAATTGGCGTAGCTTTGGAATTCTGA